Within Sardina pilchardus chromosome 21, fSarPil1.1, whole genome shotgun sequence, the genomic segment TCTTCGCTCACTGCCCCCTCCTTTACTGCCTCTTGTTCTTCTTTCTCACTCGCCTTTCTCTGGCTCTTAGCTCCAATCATGCTCTCttgtctcgcacacacactctatccctGTACTGTTCTTATTTTCAAGTTCTCATTGAGAGAtcctcccctgtctctctcgttGGCTTctggaaaaaatatatatatataccctcTCAAAATTTCTGATGGGTTTTGTGGGTGGAGTTGGAAAGGATGGCTCGCTGTGCGAGAGTGACTCTTCAATGGCCAAGCAAGCTAAATCTTGCCAGAGCAGTGGGCTGGGTGACAGAACATTAGATTCTTTCTGCCTGGCCCTAATTGGCTCAATCTTGAAGTTGTCAGGTGCGATTACAGTCCTTTGCATTAAAGCAGTGTGGCATGAAGCTCGCAATGAATTtattttcggggggggggggggggtaatattCTCTGCGCACCCCTCCTTCGacccttccctctcccttgcTCCCTGCCGTCcgtttgtcctctctctctctcccctgactGTAGACTGTTGGCTGTGTAGTTGTTTTGCGTGGCGTTTCATCTGTCTCAGTCAGATTTTAACGATCGCGTCAGTAATTTATGCCGAAATGAGTTTAGCCGCAGTGCATTATCACAGTGAAGATGTCAGGGATGGcacaaaagaaaatgaagacCAAATCACTTCATTGTACATATGCATAATCATAAGAGGAAATGAATATCTCCACAGAACACTTAATATATCCCTGCTGAAGTCACAGTTGAGGGAGCTATCCAGACATTTTGGCAGAGCTTATGCAGAGGCATATTGGGCATTAACCTTTGAACACACAGTGCTAAGCTTTTAGATTTTGCAGGAGGGGATTGAGTTTATTGAATGAAATCAAATCCAGAAACAAGGAGACTATTAGGCTACGTGTTCTCCTCGGCAAATACAGGTAACTTTGTAAGGATTAAATTGCCAGCTTATTTGTTCAACACTGGGTTCTCAGTATGCACGTGGTATGCAGTTAATAACAgtatctctttttttaaataatttgtaaaaAGGTGAATTAAAAAAACGTCACTTAATCACTATCCATTTTAACTTTCCCAAAAGTGATCATGTGAGTGAATCTCATAAGTGTCATCTACTTGTGTCATAAAAACCCTTTTGCATTTATCAAATTTGTACTTCTATTCAACataacagcacaacagcactcttttttttttcattcatttttttcttcttggaAATTTCATTTTGACCAAGGTTCTTCCCAAGAATGTTAATTCTGCAACAGATATCTGAACCCCAGGTTTCTAGGCGATTTggctatgtttttttctctctttctctatctctctctgtctctctctctctctctttctctccactgtGCTGCAGAAGAGTGTGATAATAATGCAGTGTCAATTCGCCCATCTAACCATCCTCGGTGGAGATTGATTGCCCCAGCTCAATAAGGAACCTTGCATTCTCGTTACAAAAATAAAAGTGTGAAAAATTCTTTACATCACATCTTATCAGTCACCACAAATCCACCTCCAGTCACCCCAGCAACTCGAAGACTCTACCCCCCATTCCTTCGCCTCTTTCAAAAGCTAGCCAGTAGAAAGAAACTAtgcatgttttttcttttttatatatagaaACTGGTCAAATAAAAATCCATAAAACAAAccctgtatctttttttttttttttttaaatggttgAGAATGGCAAAAACCCATTGACTGCAGGAATAAATAAAAAGAGTTTATACTTCACACTCTTTGTAAGGCAGCTGCTGACACTTGCACTGCCCGTAACCGTTGATGATGACGAGAGCCCCTTCCTCGTGGCTCGGCTCGTACTCGTTGTAGGGTACCTGGGTGGCCAGGTCCGCCATTGGCTGCCGCTGCTGGGTCCTCAGCTGTCTCCGGTTCTGCATGGCGGAGCAGTGGCGGATCCTCCGCAGCGTTGGGGGGCAGCACTTCCGCGAGACGTACACTACAAAAATGATGAGGAAGAAGGAAAACAACAGGGCCATAGTTCCAATGATGACTCTCTGCGTCAGGACCGTGTTGTCAATGTCATCGATGAAGTCATCGGTGACCGCGGGCCCTGCCACCATGGTGGTGGTCGACAGGGCGGTGCTCGGGGtctgggtggtggaggtggtgactGTCGTGGTGACCATTGTAAAACTCCCCAAATCCTCTGCATAGTAGTCCAACGTTGGGGTCTGCATATTTCCATACAACGGGCTAGTGACCTCCTGGGGAAACATGGCCTCCGTAGCGGTGCTTGACTGGATAACTGGTGCTGAGAAATTCTGACAAAGCTGAAATCCATAGACAGCGTCCAGTATTTCCTCCCCCTGTGCGTATTCTGGGCTATGGCACAAAATGGAGTGTTCCCATCTGCCCTTAAAGGTACTGAGCCAACTGGCCAAGTTGCAGATCCTTTTGGTACATTCCCAAAGGTTGCTAGACAATCCAATGGTGCCCAGTGACTTCCACATATCCAGGGTTTGCGTGTCCATGCTGGACAGTTTGTTGTTATCCAGTAGTAATATCTTCAGGTTGGGCAGGGTCTCAAACACCTCGGGCGTGAGGGTGCGGATCTCGTTCCCGGTAAGATCCAGTTTCTCCAGGGTGGTCCAGGTCCACTCCATGGTGCATGTCAAATTGTTAATCTTGTTCCACTGCAGGTAGAGGAACTGCAGGGCGACCAGGCGTGGGAAGTGCGCCAGGTTGATCTTCGTCAGGTGGTTATGCTCCAAGTGCAGCTCCCGGAGCTTAATGAGCCCGGCGAAGCCGTTCCGGGCCAGGCTCCGGAGCCGATTGTTGCTGAGTCCGAGATACTCCAGGCTCCGGCAGTCCCAGAAGGCCCGCACGGGTGTGGTCCTCAGAGAGTTGGAGCGCAGGTGGAGGATCTGCAGCTTGCGTAGCCCGTGGAAGAGCTCTGGCTCCAGAACAGTCATCTGGTTGAAGGATAGGTCCAGAATCTGCAGGTTGATGAGGTGGATGAAGGTTGTGTTGGGCAGCTTGGTGATCCGGTTGGAGCTCAGGTTGAGATCCTTCAGCTTGTAGAGCCCCTGGAAGGCGTCCTCCTGCACAGTGGTTATTTGGTTGTGGTCCAGGTGGAGCCAGGTGAGCTGGGTGAAGCCGAAGAACTGGTCAGGGCTGAGCTCGGCGATGCTGTTGTGTCGGAGCGAGAGCCCCAGGGCCCCTCGGTCGATGCCATCTGGGGGCGTCAGAAGCCCCTGCGTGTCGCAGTAGAACTGCAGGTCCTCACAGCGGCATTTTTGAGGGCAGGTTGTGCATGACGTGGGAGGCAGGCACAGAAGCATGCTCATCACACAAAGTGCCGCTGGTGCTTGTCCCACCAATGGCCACCTTGAATGGAAACCTGGGTGGGTTTGAAGATAAGAAAATAAACCGGAGGGAGGGAAATCTAATCTCTGCAAGGCATGAAAacatcccctctccccccacacactcaaaccccccccaccccccttctctcGTCACTATTTTTGAATATCCATAATTCTCTCCTGCCACTGCATGTCTGTGCCCACATAGTAAGAAATTCAGCCAACATTTTTTGCGTCTATTTTCAGTGGGTTTTTTTTACTTGACGTGGCTTGACAGCAGAGAGAGCCCTGATTAGTATTCATCAGTGTTTGATGCGCACATTGACGCCGTGTCACGGATGAATTGAAACATCCTCTGCAGTTGATATGTTGTCTTATTTTCATCTCATGTTTTACTGAACATACTCAAATCCTCAGGTTTACTGCGCTCTTTAACCCTCTGCTCACTTTAGTGCCCTTGACACATCAaatctcttttctttttaaaggcatttttttttctttcagaaaaCCATTCTGACCAACAAGCATTCCTTGATCCACTTACATGGCATTCAACATGGCAGTAATTTGCTCTTATAACAAATCACGACTTATTCGGTTACACAAGAAAtaggtgaagagagggagaggaaaaaaaaacacaagacctCATTTTAACTAAATGGATGCTTCTGGACTGCCAGACTGCCTCAGCCCACTCCTATTCACTCTTATTTCCTATTCAGGACCAGTCTCGGTGAATTAAAGAGCTAACTTACCCATTCTTTTGTGCACATCGGGGGCTGCATTCAACTCTCCTTTTCCGCAGACTCTTGGAGCAGCCAGATGGAATTTGAATCCGAAGGGAAAAAGCCCTTTTGAGTAAGCACAAAAGGAATCGAGCTCTTCTGAAAGAAAGAATCGGTGTTGAGCCTCATCAATTGAAACAAAATCACAAATTCCATGTCccgggatgtttttttttcccctcctcttcttttttttcacctactcctctccttcctccttcctcctgttTTGCCGGCTTTTATTCCGTCCTGATTTCAAATCCCAGATTAAGAAAGCACAATCATCTCTACCTCCCAGGAATCCTTAATTTTTGAAGTTGTTGATTTGCATCCAAAGCAACCCCGGCATACAATACTCTCCTcacaccccccctcctttttttgctccctcttcctttcctccGCAATGATGTCAGCTCAATTGGTTAATTGAAGATCAAGCGGTCCTCTTGCATGGTTGGGGGTCCTTCAGCCCCCTAACTTGTTGATGGTAGTCGGAGACCCCGCTTACGACGCCAGTGCAGCAAGGCTGAGGCGCGATTGTGTGCCGAGCTCAGGGCagcgaaggaagagagagagacgcaggggGGAAAGCAGAGGAGAAAAAGCCGCGATGTTATTCTGTGCTTTTTGTTGCAGCCACTCACTGCTACAGAGTGGTGGCAGGCTGGCGTCGATCATCGGtgcggtttctctctctctctccctctctctctctcactcgctcttgcTCGTTCTCTCTAGcgctcttcctcactct encodes:
- the lrrtm2 gene encoding leucine-rich repeat transmembrane neuronal protein 2, with product MGFHSRWPLVGQAPAALCVMSMLLCLPPTSCTTCPQKCRCEDLQFYCDTQGLLTPPDGIDRGALGLSLRHNSIAELSPDQFFGFTQLTWLHLDHNQITTVQEDAFQGLYKLKDLNLSSNRITKLPNTTFIHLINLQILDLSFNQMTVLEPELFHGLRKLQILHLRSNSLRTTPVRAFWDCRSLEYLGLSNNRLRSLARNGFAGLIKLRELHLEHNHLTKINLAHFPRLVALQFLYLQWNKINNLTCTMEWTWTTLEKLDLTGNEIRTLTPEVFETLPNLKILLLDNNKLSSMDTQTLDMWKSLGTIGLSSNLWECTKRICNLASWLSTFKGRWEHSILCHSPEYAQGEEILDAVYGFQLCQNFSAPVIQSSTATEAMFPQEVTSPLYGNMQTPTLDYYAEDLGSFTMVTTTVTTSTTQTPSTALSTTTMVAGPAVTDDFIDDIDNTVLTQRVIIGTMALLFSFFLIIFVVYVSRKCCPPTLRRIRHCSAMQNRRQLRTQQRQPMADLATQVPYNEYEPSHEEGALVIINGYGQCKCQQLPYKECEV